The following nucleotide sequence is from Austwickia chelonae.
GTGGCCATCAGCAGGCAGCCGCCGCCGAGGAGCAGTTCGGTGGGCACGGTCGTGCCGGAGTGCGGCAGTGTGTCAGCGGCGGGTCGGGCCAGCGCGGTCACCGGTCTGGCCGTGTCGTCGACGCGGGGCTGTCGTGGTGATCTTCCCGGGCCTGGGGTGGGCGGTGGGGCTGGCTCGGAGCCGACCGACCCGTTCTCCTCCGGCGGTGGTGGCGGCATCGGCACCGAAGGGTCCGAGGAGGCCGGGACGGGGACCGGTTCGTCGGTCACCGGTGTCGGTTCGGTGGCATTCGTCGGGGGGATCGGCGCGGAAGACACTGGCGGGTGGGAGGGCACCCAGCTGTCGGACGGTTCGGGTCGGGGCAGCGGGCGGGGCGCGGTGGGCGGGGGCGTCGTGCTGGTCGGGGGCGTCGTGGGCGGGGTGCTGATGGGCGGTGCTGTGGTGGTCGAGCTCGTGGTCGGCGGGGTGCTGGTCACACTCGTCGTACTGGTCGGGGGCGTCGTCGTGGGAGCGGTGGTCGGAGGCACGCTCGTGGTCGGGGGTACGGTCGTGGTCGGGGGTACGGTCGTGGTCGGGGGTACGGTCGTCGTTGTCGTCGTCGGCGGGGGCGTCGCCACTGTCACGAAGCCGAAGTCTAAGGAGTCGTCACGTTGCCCGTTGGCCGTCAGATCCCCGGATATCGCAGACCAGGTGCTGCTGTCCTTCGTCCGGTCACCGCCGGCCCCGGCGATCGTCGGGGTCAACCCGGCCAAGGCCTCCGCTGAAGCCGTGCGTTGCACGACCACGGTGTAATACTGCCCGGCTGGCAGCGCGGGTAGCCCGGTGAAGCTGTACCGGCCATCCGCGCCGGTGCTCTCCGGGGGGGATCTCGTCGTCGTTGATGTCGTGGGCCGGGTTGCCGTTCTCGTCGAGGATCTCCAGCATCACTCCGGGGATGCCCGGCTCTCCCGGGTCCTGCACTCCGTTCCGGTTGAGGTCCTTCCACACCAGGTCCCCGACGGTGACGCTGATGCTGCCGACGCCCTGGCCACCGGCTTCGGTGCGACGCACCGTGTAGACGTCGGCCGGGGAACTGAATCCGGCGGCCTGCATCGACGCGGTGTTCTCGTAGCTCGCGGCCGAGGCCCGGGTGATGGAGGTGCGCAGGCTGAAGTAGATGTTCTCCCCTGGGTAGATCGCGGGCTCTCCCGGATAGTGACCGGTCAGGGTGATCTGCAACTGGTTCGGCGAGCACGAGGTCACGGTGTAAAGCGTCGACGGCAGCCTGGTGGTGTCCGGCACTCCACCTGCAAGGTACTCCCGCTGCCGACCGATCACGCTGGAACAGTCGATGGTGTGCCCTGGCCCGGGGGTGTCGGTGATCACCACCGGCGAAGCAACACCCTGGACGGGGCCGGTCGGCATGAAGACCCCCCAGACCAACGCCTCCGTGGGTGAGGTGCTGCCTTCGGAGGAGTCGGCCCAGACCCCCGTCTTGCCGAAGGCCTGTTCGGTGCCGCCCTCGGCGTCGGCGACATGGTCGATCGTGATCGAGTTCGGGATCTCGGCGAAGGACAACACGTACGACTTCGTGGTGTTGCGGTCGACGGTCTGCGACCAACTCGCCGAGAAGTACACCGACCCCTTCGTCCCCGAATGGGTGTCCACATAATCCGTGAGCGTGAAAACAGCCTGGTTGCCGGACCAGACGACCCGGGCGACCAGGGCACCGTCCGGGGCGTGTACGTCGAAGGGTGCGGTGGAGGTCGCCACGAGTTCCGGTGGCAGGGTCAGGGTGAAGGTGTCTCCGGCGTGCGCGCCCGACGGGATCGTCCATTCGGCGTCCAACCGGGCTGCGCCGCCGGTCGGCATCTCAGAAGTCGACGAGGTGATCCCCCGTGAACACGCCCGTCAGCACAGCGGCTCGGGCCGGAGCGACTCCCGACCAGGACAGAGCAGCCATCAATGCGAAGACCAGACCGAGCAGCCCCGCAACCTGGGAAGCTCGTCGTTCGTCCAACGCCGACCGTTCCTGCCGTGATCCCGTCATCGAGTACCTCTCCGTGACTCGCCTCGGACGGCAGCGCGAATCGGCTCCCAGCTCCGGGCTCCCCCTCTCTTCGGCAGATGCGGCGAATTCCTGAGGGAAACAAGGAAATCGACTAAAATTTGAGGCCAAGGCACGGCTGCCGGACAGGCCACAGCCGCCCAGATGACAGAGGGTTCACGATGGGACTCGCCGGCAGGATCGACACCGGGCGCGCAGCAGAGATCACCGCCCATCTCGTCTCCGCCGTGGCCTGTGTCATGGCTTCGGTCACTGCGGGCGGCACGTCATGGCTCTGCATCAACGCACTGGTCCCGGTGGTCTACGGGGTCGCCTTGTGGGCTGCCTACGCCCCCACCGCTACCCGAGAGCAAGCCGACCCGCTCAGCGATTCGCTCTTCGAGAGTCTCATCCGGCTGACCGCCACCGCTGCCCTCTGTTTCGGCGTGCACTGGTACCGGCCGACCGGCGGCATCCTGGGGATCTTCCAGCTGTACTTCCTGGCGCAGATCCTGCTCGCCACGGCCTGCACCGTCCCCGGGAAGACCCGGGCCGGACAGCACCGAGCCGACCCTGCCCCGGCTGCCTGCTGAAGGCCCGGCACACTGGGAACCCGCTCTCGAAGCCGTTCAAGGCCGACGACTCATCTGCCCGACGACCACCAGGGCCAGCGCGGTGAAGGCAAAAGACGCGATCGTGCCCCAGATGGCCTCCTTGAAAACCGACGGCAGAGGAGCAGGAGCGGCGGCCTTCTCCGCCGACGATTCGACCGCCCCGGCCGGGAGTGTCCCCGCACCGACGAAGACGAACGCCACGGCGAAGATCACACCGAGCACCACGAGAACACGCACCACATCGCCCCGCCTGACAGATGTCACCGTCCAGGCACCTCCCCCTCAGCACCGTGCCCAGGCAGCACCGACCCGATGCAGCCTGCCGAACACCGATATATCGGCCGTACCGGTCGGAGGTTTAGTCCCGACAGCAGTCTCCGACCGGAACAATGGGGTCCGGCCCGTCTCAACGAGAACATCCGCCACCAGCCCCTGTCGGCAGCACCCGGTACCTTCCCTGACATGACCCACGCGCCCGAAACCGAAGATGTCACCGCGATCGTGCTCTGCGGCGGCACCTCACGACGCTTCGGCGGCGGCGACAAGACCACCGCGCAGGTCGACGGCGAAAGCATCCTCAACCGGCTGCTCCTCGGGCTGCCCGACCGGTGGACGGTGATCTGCGTCGGCACCCCACGCCCGACGGCCCGCCCCGTGATCTGGACGAGAGAAGACCCGCCCGGCAGCGGCCCGCTCGCCGGGATCGCCGCCGGGATCGCCGAGAGCCGCACCCGGTACACCGTCGTCCTCGCCGGCGACCAGCCCTTCGCCGCCGAAGCCGTCCGTGATCTCGTGACCGCGCTCGCCGCCGCCGACGACGGGCTCCACGACCGGTACACCGCGGCCCAGAACACCCCCGAAAAACACGTCGACGGCGTTCAAGCCCTCGACACCGCCGGCGAACACCAACCGCTCCTGGCCGCCTATCGCACCCAGGCCCTGCGCGCCGTCCTGCCCGTCGACGCCCGCAATCGCGGGGTACGCCGCGTCCTCGCACCCCTGCACTGCACCGGCCTCGACGTCGCCGGGCACACCACCTGGGATGTCGACACCACCGAAGACCTGGCCCGCGCCCAGCAACACGTCCGCGGCACCTGACCCCCGGCATCGCCCCGATCCGAGGAAGCCCGTCTAGGGTTGGTCCATGCAGGCCATCACCATCCCCACCCCCGGTGACGACGTCGACGCCCTGGTCCTTGCCGAGGTCACCGACCCCACACCCGCCCCCGACGAGATCGTCATCGACGTCGCCGCAGCCGGAGTGAACCGGGCCGACCTGCTCCAACGCCGAGGTTTCTACGACCCGCCCCCCGGCGCCTCCCCCCTACCCGGCCTCGAAGTCGCCGGGACCGTCTCCGTCGTCGGCAACCAGGTCACCACCTGGCGGGTCGGCCAAGAGGTCTGCGCTCTACTCACCGGCGGCGGCTACGCCGAGAAGGTCGCCGTCCCCGCCGGACAAGTACTACCCGTACCCAGCGGACTCAGCCTCGTCGAAGCCGCCTCCCTGCCCGAAGTGGCCTGCACCGTCTGGTCGAACCTGTTCATGACCGCCCACCTGCGCCCCGGCGAAGTCGTCCTCCTGCACGGCGGCTCCTCCGGCATCGGCACCATGGCCATCCAGCTCGCCCGTGAAGTCGGCGCCACCGTCGCCGTCACCGCCAGCACCGACCTCAAACTCGACGCCTGCCGCAGCCTCGGCGCCGAAATCCTCATCAACTACCGGGAGAGCGACTTCGTCGAAGAGATCCGCACCGCCACCGACGGACGCGGCGCAGACGTCGTCCTCGACCTCGTCGGCGCCAAATACCTCCAACGCAACATCAAAGCCCTCGCCACCGGTGGACGACTCGTCGTCATCGGCCTCCAAGGCGGAGTCAAAGCCGAGATCAACCTCAACGCCCTGCTCACCAAACGGGCCACCCTCACCGCCACCTCCCTACGCGCCCGCCCGGCAGAGGAGAAAGTCGCCATCGTGGCTGCCGTCCGGGAACACGTGTGGCCCCTCGTCGAAGCCGGACGGGTTCAGCCCGTCGTTCACGAGACCCTGCCCCTGGCCGAGGCCGCCGAAGCCCACCGGATGCTGGAAGCCAGCAGCCACATCGGGAAGGTCGTCCTCGCCGTCGAGTGACCGACCACCGACGGTTCAGCTGCCGGACATTCCACCCATCCAGGCTTAGGGCAACCTAAGTATGGTGTGATACCAAGGCACACATGACCCGTCGGCTTCCCGGTGTCGTCGCGCTGATCGGCGGCCTTCTCCTCGCCACTTGCCTCAGCCTCGCCATCGGCGCGCGCACCGTCCCCCCGGGTCAGATCCTCGACACCCTGCTCGCCGGCCCCGGCCAACGCAGCGACATCGCCGTCGTCGTATGGGAACTGCGCGTCCCCCGCACCGCGATCGCCGTCGCCGTCGGCGCCGCCCTCGGGCTCGCCGGGGCACTCGTCCAAGGACATACCCGCAATCCGTTGGCCGACCCCGGCATCCTCGGCGTCACCGCCGGCGCGTCCTTCTTCGTCGTCCTCGGTGCCTTCCTCTTCCGGGTGACCGACCCGCAGGCACAGGTCTGGTTCGCCTTCGTCGGCGCCGCGGTCGGTACAGCCGCCGTCTTCGCGGTCTGCGCCGCCGGGAACAACAGCGTCAACCCGTTGACCCTGGTCCTCGCCGGCGCCGCACTCAGCGCCTTCCTGACCGCTTTGACCAGTGCGATGGCCCTCACCGACGACACCAGCCTGAACATCCGCCGGTTCTGGGCCGCCGGGTCCGTCGCCGCCCGCGACCTCGACGCCCTCAGCCATGTCCTCCCCTACCTGGTCGTCGGCGCCGTCCTCGCCCTGGCCACCGGCCCCACCCTGACCGTCCTCGCTCTCGGCGACGACAGCGCCCGCGCCTTGGGCGTACCGATCACCCTCGTCCGCTGGGCCGGTTTCCTCACCATCGCCCTGCTCACCGGCGCCGCGACCGCCGTCGCCGGGCCGATCAGCTTCCTCGGCCTCGTCGTCCCGCACATGGCGCGTGCCGTGACCGGGCCGGACTACCGGTGGCTGCTGCCCTGTTCCGCCTTGTTGGGGTCGATCATCATCCTGCTGGCCGACACCGCGGGGCGGATCATCGCGATCCCCGGCGAGGTGGAAGTCGGCATCGTCACCGCCTTGCTGGGCGCGCCCGTCTTCATCGCTCTCGTCCGCCGTCGATCGCTGGTGCACCTATGACCTGTCAGTCGCCCTCTGTCGTCGAATCCGTCACCGTCCCCGACGAGGTCTTGCGAGGAGGGCGACGTCATCTGCGGGTGGGGCCGTTGTCCCTGTTGGTGTCCGTCCGGAATGTCGTGTTGGCCGTGTGTTGTCTCCTGGTGGGAGTGCTCGTCCTGGCTGCCGGGCTCACCGTCGGTGACTACCCGTTGACGGTGCCGGACGTGCTGCGCATCCTCGGCGGCTACGGCACTGCCATCGAGACCCGGATCGTGGTGGAGTGGCGGTTGGCGCGCGCCCTGGTGGCCGGTGCGGTCGGTCTGGCGTTGGGGTTGGCGGGGGCGTTGACGCAGAACACGGCTCGTAATGCTTTGGCCAGTCCGGACATTCTGGGGATCTCGATGGGTGCGTCGGCGGCGGCGGTCGCGGTGATCGCTGCCGGTGCCACGGGGGTGGTCGTGTCCGCGGTGGCGATCCCGGTGGCCTCCTTGGTGGGTTCTTTGGCGACGGCGGCGACGATCTATCTGTTGGCGTGGAAGCAGGGCATCGATACTTACCGGCTCGTGCTGATCGGTATCGGGGTGAACTCGATGCTGGCGTCCTCGGTGACTTTCGTGTTGGTGCGTGCCGATCTGAATACGGCTTCGCGGGCGACGGCGTGGCTTTCGGGGAGTGTCAACGGCCGGTCCTGGCCGGAGCTGGTGCCCTTGTCGGTGGTGCTGGCGGTGACGGTGTTGGTGCTGCCGGTGGCGGCGCACGAGTTGACGGCGTTACGGCTGGGTGAGGACAGTGCGTCGGCGTTGGGGGTGGATCTGCATCGGGCGCGGCGTCGGTTGTTGTTCGTCGCGATCGCGTTGACGGCGGTGTCGGTGGCGGCGGCGGGGCCGGTCGGTTTCGTGGCTTTCGTGGCTCCGCAGCTGGCCAGGCGGATCTTCGCGACGAGCACTCCGCCGTTGGTGGGTAGCGCCTTGTGTGGGGCCTTGCTGGTGCTGACGGCCGATCTGGTGGCGCGCACGCTGCTGCCCTGGGAGTTGCCGGTCGGGATCGTCACGGCCGCGATCGGTGGGCCCTTCCTGCTGTACGTCATCATTCGCACCGACCGGAAGGTCACCTTGTGAGCCTCAACGAAGCCACTCCTACTGTTGTCGGCCCTGTTGCCGGACCGGATCCGCGGGCGGCGGCACCGCGGTTGACGGTGCACGGCGCTCGGATCGGGTACGGCGACAAGGTCGTCCTGCCGGAGGTCGATCTGTCCATTCCGACGGGGGTGATCACCACGGTCATCGGGCCGAACGGGTGTGGGAAGTCGACGTTGTTGCGCAGCTTGGCGCGACTGCTGCCGCCGTTGGCCGGGCGGGTCTGTCTGGACGGGCAGGATCTGTACCGGTTGCGTCCTCGGCAGGTGGCCACCGTGATCGGTCTGCTCCCGCAGATGCCGGTCGCCCCGGAGGGGATGACGGTCGCCGATCTGGTCGCTCTGGGAAGGCATCCGCATCACAGTTGGCTGCGCCAGTGGGCGGCGGATGACGCCGATCATGTCCGGCGGGCCTTGGAGCTGACGGGGGTGGGTGACCTGGCGGGGCGCACCGTGGACACGCTGTCGGGTGGGCAGCGGCAGCGGGTGTGGCTGGCGATGGCGTTGGCCCAGGACACCGACATCGTGCTTCTCGACGAGCCGTCCACCTACCTGGACCTGGCGCATGCCTTGGATCTGCTCGACCTGGTCGATGTCCTGCACGACGAGCGGGGGCGCACCGTGGTGATGGTCCTGCACGATCTGGTGCTCGCGACCAGGTACAGCGACCACCTGGTGGTGATGAAGGACGGCCGAGTGGTGACGGCCGGGGCACCGCAGGAGGTCATCACGGCGGAACTCCTGGCGGAGGTCTTCGGGCTACAGGCTCAGGTAGTGTCCGATCCGGTCAGCGACCGGCCGTTGATCGTTCCGATCGGGCGTAGGCACACCACGGTCGTGCGCTGAGCTGTCGTCGCTGCTGCGGGTCGCGGGATCGCGGTGGGGGACGGGTGGCAGATGGCGGGGTCGGCCGTGTCGGGATCCGCGGTGGCGCGGCGTGTCGCTGTCGAGGGCGGCCTGCTTTGTTCAACCCGGAACCGGCTGATCGCGAGCAGAACCCCCCGGTTAACGTGGGTGGCCGACGCCGACCAGCCATAAGGAAGCAGCGATGACTGACCACGACGAACGTTCCCTGGAGGAAGAGCCGGTGCGCGCAAATATGCGGCTGGCCCCCTTCGAAGCCATGTCCCATTGGGTCAGGACCCTGGAGGATGCCTCCTGGCCGCTGACGGAGAGCGCTTTCCGTGAGACCGTCGACCGTTTCGGGTGGGGGCAGTCGTGGCCGACGCAGCAGGGGGACCAGGTCACTGCCGTGGAGGTGGCGGTGACCGATCAGGTGGGTGTGCTTCCGCCGGAGGAGGAGAAGTCGTTGGCGTTGAACATCTTCGCCGATGTCTGTAACCACTTCCGTCAGGTGCGGGGCATGCCGGAGAGTTCGGTGTGTGATGGGTCGACCATGATGATGGCCTGGCGGTTGGCCAATGGCGGTTCTGCGCTGGTGAAGAAGACCCGTTGGGGGGTCACCCTGTGGGTGATGGGCCCGGCGCGTGCCGAGGAGATGCGTGCTACGCCGTGGGGGCAGGTGAACCGGTGGACCACCTGGGAGGACTTCGAGGCGGCACTCACCCGGGTGTTGCGGGAGCAGTTGGATGCCCGTACCCGGGTCACGTTCTTCTCTTGTGGGGACGACGGCGAGTCCGGCCCGAGTGTGGAGATCGACAAGAACGAACCGGATTGGCACGAGTCACCTGATCTGTTGATCAGCGGGGTCGTTCAGGGGGTGGGGCAGTCGCTCCCCGAGGACGTGTCGGTGGCTGGTTGGGAGTGGGTTGAGGAGAACGGCTGCTGGTCGATGCGGCATCTGTGGCCGGCTCCGTGGGATCTGTATCCGTTGATCGCGCAGTCGGTGTGCGTGATGATGCGCAGCCACGGGGTGTCGTCTCCTGACCAGTTGTCCTATGCGGCGTACCGGTCGGTGTCGGAGGACGGTCTATTGCCCGAGGAGGGTGTGCTTTTCGGGGAATTGGGGATCCGGCGGGCGACGGCCTGAGCTTGTTCGTGGAGGGTGCCGGGGTCGGCCCGGAAGCGGGCTTCTGGAGGTGTTCCAGGGTGCGTGTCCGGACCGGCCCCGGCTGCATAATAGATACGCTGCTCAATATAAAAAACAGGAATTATCTGCTATTATTTTTTGTACAACAATGGCGTGCAGTTATTTGCGGGACATTTCATCCAACGTACGCATGATTCAAAGTCACGTTTTGGCTAAATGAAACTCCACCAAAAGTTCCCCAACGCCCAAAAAACTTCATTTTTTTAGGTCATATAGGACATATAGGACATCACGGACTTGCCCCCTCGTGTTAGCGTCCGAACGTTCGGTTGTCGAAAAATATTTCTTATCGCCAGCCTGGGCCTTCCATCTGAGCCACCCGTGAAGGATCACAGATGACCATCCCCTTCTCGCCCTCAAAGGCATCAGCAACACTCGCCTCGCTCGTCGTGACCGTCGCCCTCACGGCGCCCGTCGCCTCCTATGCAGCCCCAGTCACCGGTTCGCCAGCACCGATGGCAGCTCGCTGCTCCGACGACGAAACCAACTCCTACGTCCGCGGCCTCAACTACAAGCCAGAAGACGTCTTGAAGCATGATGGTGAAAAAATCACCAACCCGCCAAAGAGTGAAGGCGAAATGAAGGACGGCGTCTTCCGTGTCATCACGAAGAACCGCCGCACCATCTCCAACAAATCGACCGACATTGCCGCCACCAACTCGACTGCCAGCACCATCTATCCTGGCGCTCTTCTCCTGGGCGACAAGAACTTCGTCGAGAATCAGCCCACTCTCGTCAACATGGACCGCAAACCGTTGACGATGAGCGTCAACCTGCCCGGCATGGACGGCAAGTCCAACAGCGAGTCCGTGAAGAACCCCACCCGGTCGGACACCAACGGCGCCCTCAACACCCTCCTCGAGCGGTGGAACAAGGACTATGCGCCCAAGTACCCCAACCCGCCGGCCACCATGCAGTACGAAGAAACGATGGCCTACACGCAGGACCAGTTGATCGCCAAGTTCGGTGTCGGCTCCGCCATCCCGATCACCAAGCTGGGCGTCGACTTCACCGGCATCCGCGAAGGCAAGAAGCAGACCTCCGTGGTCTCCTTCAAGCAGATCTTCTACACCGCCTCCGTCAACGACCCGGGCGCCCCCTCGGACATGATCGCCAACAGCGTCTGCGGGAAAGGCCTGAAAGAGCGCGGCATCAACGCCTCCGCACCGCCCGTGTACGTCTCCAGCGTCTCCTACGGACGCCAGATGTACGTCAAGCTGGAAACCAGCTCGACCTCCTCCAAGGTCGAGGCCGCGTTCAAGGCCATCGTCAAGGGCGTCGACATCAGCGGCAACATCGAGTACCAGAAGATCATCGCCAACTCGAACTTCCGCGCCATCGTCCTCGGCGGATCGTCCAAGGGCCAGTCCGAGGTCGTCACCGGCAAGCTGGCCGACCTGAAGAAGGTCATCAACGCCGACGCGAACTACAGCCGCACCAACCCCGGAGTCCCGATCTCCTACACGGCGAAGTTCCTGAAGGACAACGCCCAGGCCGCGGTGCACAACAACTCCGAATACGTCGAGACCAAGGTCACCACGTACCGCAACGGCAAGCTCAACCTCGCCCACAAGGGCGGCTATGTCGCCCGGTTCAAGGTCGGCTGGGACGAGATCGCCTACGAGAACGGCGAGGAGAAGAAGACCCATAAGGAATGGGATGGCAACGGCAAGGACCGCACCGCCCCCTTCAACACAGTGATCCCGCTGCCTGCCAACGCCCGCAACATCACGGTCTTCGCCGAAGAGGCCACCGGCCTCGCCTGGGAGCCCTGGCGCACCGTCCGCGATGACAAGGACCTGCCCCTGGCCAAGGAGCGGAACATCGCGATCTGGGGCACCACCCTGCACCCGAAGTCCGACAACAAGGTCCCCGAGGACAAGCACGAGGACGACTGACACGGCCGTTGAGAACCACGGCACGCCATCAGCAGCGGGGCCAGGACGAAAATGCGTCCTGGCCCCGCTGCTGGTATTCAGACGAAGAAAGGGTGCGTCATCTACTCGGAGCGAACTTTCAGACGTTCGGAGAACAGATTCCCGCCGCCATAAACAAGACACCCGAGCACCAGCGCCCCCAAGGCGCTGTCGTCGAGCAACCCTTCAGTTTCCTGAAGCACGGCGACAGCCAGAGCGAAGACAAACCACAGAAATTTATGAAGCTTCCTCGTTCGTACCTCGACGTTGTGCCATAAAAGCAGCTCCCCCGGCTCCAAGCCTCCTCGGGGCCCCATGGTAAGGCCAAGCCATTCCACCGTTCTCTTCACCACACCTGGCATCGCGCAACCCTTCGATCACTGTTGATCCGTAGAGCCACATCACATCACCGGATACGCATCCAGTCACCCGGATCCGACTCTTGCTCTTCAGGACCACTGAACCGTCCCGGAGTATTCGGAGACTTTCTAGTTTGAGGACGCGACGGTTGTCGCGGGCTCGTGGTGGGCAGCGTAGTAGGCGGCTTCGGCGCCGCGGGTGGGATGTCGCCGCAGTAGCCGTAGAGGCTCCGGTGGTTGAACCAGTCGACCTATTCGGCGGTTGCGCACTCGACGGCGTCGACGTTCTTCCAGGGGCCGCAGGGCTTGATGACTTCGGTCTTGTACAGGCCGTTCATCGTCTCGGCCAGGGCGTTGTCGTAGCTGGACCCGACCGCGCCAACGGATACCATGATCCCGGTGTCGGCGAGCCGCTCGGTGTAGCGAATAGCGACGTATTGCGAGCCTTGGTCCGTGTGCGCCACCACCTGAGCGAGGTCGGCGCCAGCACGTTGGCGGGTCCAGATCGCCTGCTCGAGCGCGTCCAGGACAAGCTGAGTCGTCATCGACGTGCCGCACCACCGTCCGATGATCCGACGCGCGTACGCGTCGATCACGAACGCGACGTACACCCAGCCCGACCAGGTCGACACGTACGTCATGTCCGCCGCCCACAGCCGGTCCGGGGCGAGCGGGGCGAAGCGTCGGTTGACCAGGTCACGCGGTCGCGGCGCGCGAGCGTCGGGGATCGTGGTCCGCTTCACCTTGCCGCGGACCGCGCCGACCAGGCCTTCGGCGGTCATGAGCCGCTCGACGGTGCACCGGGTGACCGGGATCCCTTCACAGTTCAGCGCGAGCCACACCTTTCGGGCACCGTAGACGCCGTAGTTGCTGGCATGGACCCGGCGGATCTCCTCGACCAGCACAGCGTCGCGCTGAGCGCGGGTGGACTGCGCGCTTTTGAGGTACTCGTAGTATCTCGATGGGGCGACCGGCAGGCCGTTCTCGGTCAGCACGGTGCAGATCGGCTCGACACCCCAACGCAGGCCGTCCCCGTCACGGTGGTCGGCGTGTTCGCGGACGAAGTCCACTATCACTGTCGAGCTCGGCCGCGAAGAAAACCGATGCCGCCTTCAGAATCACGTTCGCCCACTTCAGCTCAGCGTTCTCCCACCGCAACCGCTTCAGCTCAGCGTTTTCCTCGGTCGTGACGCCGGCACGCTGCCCGTCGTCGATTTGAGCTTGGCGGACCCCACTTGCGAACCTTCTTCGGGGTTGTGATGCCCAGCAGCGTCGCGACGCAGGACATCGCCGCCCACCCGACTCCCCCTCAGCGCGAGTCTCGGCGACCATCCGCGCCGCCCGAGACTTCAACTCCTCCGGGCACTGCCTGCTCGTACTCCCTGACCTGACTCCAACCTTCCCAACGATCGGAGTCTCCGGATGTACCGGGGCGGTTCAACTAGCCTCTACTCAGGGAAACCACCCGCAAAAACGCACCCAACCTTATCCACAATCGCCTTACCGTCCCCAGAGAACTCTGTGTCGCCGAAGATGACCTGCCCACCGGTGAGCTGCACCCCGGCGAAGTCGCTACCGTCGAAGACGGCTCCGGTGAAGTCGAACCAGGAAGTCGCCGCTGCGGGATCTTGTGAGTGATGACGACGATCGTCAGACGGACTTTACGACTCTCAGAGCGATGAGGCTCCTTGACCTCCTCCCCCACCTTCAGGTGGGGGAGGAGGTCAAGACGCGCAGATGGCTCGGGTACGTCGCGCCCGTGGAGAGAACATCGCAAGGATCGCTGAAGACTTCGGGGTAGGTGCCTCTCGACAACAACACGGGCGGTCGAGGAGTGTTGCCTTGGTCAGGCCTGAAGGCCTGGGGTCAATTGTGAGGCGAAGATCCGCACGTAGTGGCCCTGAAGTGCGACCAACTCCTCGTGACTGCCACTCTCGACGATCTGACCATCGACGAGGACGTGGATGACGTCCGTGCGCGCCACCGACGTCAGCCGGTGACTGATCGAGATCAAGGTACGGTCGCCTAGAGCAAAGAAATGGTCGTAGATGGCCTTTTCTGCCAGCGCGTCAAGGGCCGAGGTGGGTTCGTCAAGAACGATGACCTTGGCATCACGATAGAAGGCCCGCGCCAGGGCCAACCGCTGCCACTGCCCGCCGGATAGGTCGGTGCCGATCCGACCCTCTTCGTCCTCCATCCAGGGGTCGACGTACGTGTCGAGCCCGTGCGGCAGGGTGCGGACGAAGCCAGCCAGCTGCGCTTTGTTCAGCGCCTCCCAGATCGACGCTTCATCGACCGGGCGGTCGACGGCTCCCCAGGCGACATTCTCTCGGATCGTGGCAAAGGAGTAGTGGAGGAAGTCTTGCTTGAGTAGAG
It contains:
- a CDS encoding DUF6301 family protein; its protein translation is MTDHDERSLEEEPVRANMRLAPFEAMSHWVRTLEDASWPLTESAFRETVDRFGWGQSWPTQQGDQVTAVEVAVTDQVGVLPPEEEKSLALNIFADVCNHFRQVRGMPESSVCDGSTMMMAWRLANGGSALVKKTRWGVTLWVMGPARAEEMRATPWGQVNRWTTWEDFEAALTRVLREQLDARTRVTFFSCGDDGESGPSVEIDKNEPDWHESPDLLISGVVQGVGQSLPEDVSVAGWEWVEENGCWSMRHLWPAPWDLYPLIAQSVCVMMRSHGVSSPDQLSYAAYRSVSEDGLLPEEGVLFGELGIRRATA
- a CDS encoding thiol-activated cytolysin family protein, encoding MTIPFSPSKASATLASLVVTVALTAPVASYAAPVTGSPAPMAARCSDDETNSYVRGLNYKPEDVLKHDGEKITNPPKSEGEMKDGVFRVITKNRRTISNKSTDIAATNSTASTIYPGALLLGDKNFVENQPTLVNMDRKPLTMSVNLPGMDGKSNSESVKNPTRSDTNGALNTLLERWNKDYAPKYPNPPATMQYEETMAYTQDQLIAKFGVGSAIPITKLGVDFTGIREGKKQTSVVSFKQIFYTASVNDPGAPSDMIANSVCGKGLKERGINASAPPVYVSSVSYGRQMYVKLETSSTSSKVEAAFKAIVKGVDISGNIEYQKIIANSNFRAIVLGGSSKGQSEVVTGKLADLKKVINADANYSRTNPGVPISYTAKFLKDNAQAAVHNNSEYVETKVTTYRNGKLNLAHKGGYVARFKVGWDEIAYENGEEKKTHKEWDGNGKDRTAPFNTVIPLPANARNITVFAEEATGLAWEPWRTVRDDKDLPLAKERNIAIWGTTLHPKSDNKVPEDKHEDD